In Rattus norvegicus strain BN/NHsdMcwi chromosome 1, GRCr8, whole genome shotgun sequence, a genomic segment contains:
- the Zbtb2l gene encoding uncharacterized protein Zbtb2l: protein MDLIPPTHKIKRRNSLHGLIFRRGSDPYSLTPPRSHPVCVCVHIQYYFAYTIMEHSFCALVNYTRKYTFSDILLTLFASTAKVIFRSLSTNVYHVQCAMLVIRTWNLLPAKLDFSSVDLAGLCLPSAEIKSMHHHNMATNLYILLSTPKKFWQHDRCPCLIKLPSNEDEEATSVTQHYPGFSWE, encoded by the exons ATGGATCTCATACCTccaacacataaaattaaaagacGTAATTCTCTGCATGGTCTCATTTTTAGGCGTGGCTCTGATCCCTACTCCTTGACTCCACCAAGatcccaccctgtgtgtgtgtgtgtacacatccagTACTACTTTGCATACACTATAATGGAACATTCATTTTGTGCCTTGGTCAACTATACCAGAAAATACACGTTCAGTGACATCTTGCTGACACTGTTTGCTAGTACTGCCAAG GTTATTTTCAGGTCATTGTCTACCAATGTGTACCATGTACAGTGTGCAATGCTGGTTATCAGAACGTGGAACCTCTTACCTGCTAA actggATTTCTcttctgtagacctggctggcctctgccttccaagtgcagagattaaaagcatgcaccaccacaacaTGGCTACCAACCTGTATATATTACTCTCAACTCCCAAGAAATTCTGGCAACACGACAGGTGTCCCTGCCTTATAAAGCTTCCCAGCAACGAAGATGAGGAAGCCACTAG TGTGACCCaacactatcctgggttttcctGGGAGTAA